The Maridesulfovibrio salexigens DSM 2638 region GTGGGTATTGCCGTATACTTCAGAGGAAGGCTTAACTTCGGGAAGCATGGAAGCGGGAACAGTAAGAGCTTCGAGAATTTCTTCGTCCCACTTGAGCTCGTGGATGTTGTACATGAGAGTACGGGAAGCGTTGGTGTAGTCAGTTACGTGAACTGCGCCGCCGGTGAGCTTCCAAACCAGCCAGGTATCAATGGTACCGAAGAGGAGGTCGCCAGCTTCAGCTTTTTCGCGAGCACCTTCAACGTTGTCGAGGATCCATTTTACTTTGGTGCCGGAGAAGTATGCATCAATAAGCAGACCGGTTTTTTCACGAACGATAGGATCAAGACCTTTTTCTTTAAGTTCGTTGCAGATGTCCATGGTCTGACGGGACTGCCATACGATTGCGTTGTAAACGGGCTTACCGGTATTCTTGTCCCAAACAACAGTGGTTTCACGCTGGTTGGTGATACCGATAGCTGCGATTTCTGCAGCAGGAACGTCGGCGAGGGCTTCAGCAACTACGGACTGGACAGAAGACCAGATTTCCATAGCGTCGTGTTCAACCCAACCCGGATTGGGAAAAATCTGGGTGAATTCTTTCTGGGTAACTTTTTGAATCTGTCCAGCTTTGTCGAAAATGATTGCGCGAGAGCTGGTAGTACCCTGGTCAATTGAAAGTACGTATTTCTTTTCCATTTTTAAATTTCCCCTTTTGGTAATTAGGGGTGAAGCATGACTTCACCCCGTATTATCATTTAAATTCTATCTATCAATCGTGAGATTTAGCCGACAAGAGCTTTGTAAACCAGAGCACCTGCAACACCACCGCAGATAGGTGCTACAACAGGAATCCAGGAGTATCCCCAGTCGCTGTCGCCTTTACCGGGAATGGGCAGGATGGCGTGAGCAATACGGGGACCGAGGTCACGAGCAGGGTTGATAGCGTAACCGGTGGGACCACCAAGGGAAAGACCGATTGCGAGAATGAAGAAACCTACAACCAGGGGGTTCAGGCCCTGAGAGAATTCGTTGGCGCCGATACCGAGGATGATGAATACCAGAAAGAAGGTACCGATAAATTCGCAGAGGAAGTTTTCACCGGTGCAGCGGATAGCAGGGCCGGTAGAGAATACAGCCAGTTTCAGGCCAGCATCCTGAGTGGGTTCCCAGTGGCATTTGTAGGTGAAGTAGCAGATTACTGCACCGATGAATGCGCCGATCATCTGGCCGGCAACGTAGAGGGGAACACTTGCCCAGGGGAAATATCCGCCGGCAGCAAGACCGATGGTAACAGCAGGGTTGATGTGTGCGCCGGAATATTTACCAGCTACGTAGATTGCAAATGTTACTGCCATACCCCAACCCATAGTGATGACAATCCAGCCACCGTTCTGGCCTTTGGATTTTTCAAGAAGGCAGTTGGCAACTACGCCGCAACCGAAAAGGGTAAGAATCATTGTACCAATTAATTCGCCTAAGAAAGGACTCATAATCACTCCCACATCTCTTAAAGCAGTTAAAACACAAATTCGTTTCTTTTCGGAAACGAATACCACCTCGCGCTCGAATGTATCTCACGCTTTTTCCATTTCCTATGAGCTAACACTATTTTGTAACAAACAAAAAATCAACCCCATAATGTTCAAAATCGAAAAGAAATTTTCACTTTAGACTTTCGGTTTAGCAAAAATAGTTTGATATTAAACAGTTGCAACATCTATTTCCAAAATATATTTTCTCTTCTAATACCTCCTTACCCTCCAGCAGCACGGGTTTTGTGACACATAACAACATCTTCACCTCTTTTACCTGAAACGAAAAAGACGCAATACCGTTAACACAAACGATTCCATGTAAGCACTTCTGCATGCTAAATGAACACCTGTGTAAAGAAATTGAAATGGAATATACTCGATTTCCAACATGGGCACACTATTTTTTTGCACATTATTGAAAAAAAAGAAGCCGTCGGCCCAGGCGACCGACGGCAAAGGGAAGTGGTGACGGGGGTAGGGAAGCCCCCCATCGTTCTTTGGAGAATATAGTGCACTAAAAACAGTGCTAAATATGTTCATGCAATAGTCAGGACGGGTGTTGATGCAGTAGGGGTACATCAACACCCAACCCGGTAAATCGCAATATATTATATGTTAGTCTACAATGTAGTTCTTAGCCAGCTCCTGGAACTGTTCAACCTGTTCTTTGACCCAAGCTTCATCTTTACCAAGCTCTTTAGCCATAATTTCAGCAGCCTTAGGAGCAACTTCATTAGCAGCTTTTGCGTCAATGATCAGAGCTCTGGTCCTGCGGGACAAAGCATCGCCGACAGTCTGAGCCCATTCGTGACGGGCAGCCCAGACAACTTCAAGCCAAGAGTAAGGCAGTCTTTCATGCATGCGCGCATCAAGCTCAGGAGATTCTTCAGCCAGAGCCATGATTTCAGCAGCTTCGCTACCGTAAACATGCATGTGATCGTTGTGATCAAACTCTTCAGTGTAACCGTGCAGCTTAACGTTCTTGGTCACGCAGGGACGGAAAGGCAGGCCGCCCATCTGGATTGCGTTATCAATGCAGTCTTCAGCCATGTGTCTGTAAGTGGTCCATTTACCACCGGCAATAGTCAGCAGTTTGTTGGGAGACACAGTCAGGTAATGATCCCTTGAAAGTGCGGAGGTGGATTCAGAATCACCTGCTGCGATAAGGGGACGAATACCGGTGAAAACACTGCGAACATCAGCACGGGTAGGTGCCTTGGCAAGATAACGAGCGGAGTGCTCAACGAGGAAGTTGATCTCCTCTTCAAGGGGCTTGGGCTCCATGCAGACACCGTCAAGAGCGGTATCAGTGGTACCGACAACTACCTTACCGTGCCAGGGCACGAAGAAAATTACACGGCCGTCATCGGTCTTGGGAACCATGATACCGGTTTCACCACCGAGGAATTCACGATCGATAACGATATGAATACCCTGGCTGGGTGCGATCAGTTTCTTATGCTCGGGGTTATCCATGTTCATAACGTCATCGGTGAAAATACCGGTAGCGTTGATAACAGCTTTGGCTTTGAGCTCGTAGCTCTTACCGGACAGCTTATCTTCTGCCTGAACACCACAGACGTAGCCGGTGGAGTTCTTAACCAGACCGGTAACCTTAGTG contains the following coding sequences:
- a CDS encoding glycerol-3-phosphate dehydrogenase/oxidase — encoded protein: MKRSDYIQQMEDSSKVWDFIIIGGGATGLGSGLDAAARGYSVLLLEQGDFAEATSSRSTKMVHGGVRYLAQGNISLVMEALYERGILKQNAPHMCYNQKFIVPDYKWWGLPYYGIGLKCYDMLARKYSFGPSQIFTKGKVMQEVPGVLAKGLKGGVTYHDGQFDDARLALTLARTMADMGGSPMNHTKVTGLVKNSTGYVCGVQAEDKLSGKSYELKAKAVINATGIFTDDVMNMDNPEHKKLIAPSQGIHIVIDREFLGGETGIMVPKTDDGRVIFFVPWHGKVVVGTTDTALDGVCMEPKPLEEEINFLVEHSARYLAKAPTRADVRSVFTGIRPLIAAGDSESTSALSRDHYLTVSPNKLLTIAGGKWTTYRHMAEDCIDNAIQMGGLPFRPCVTKNVKLHGYTEEFDHNDHMHVYGSEAAEIMALAEESPELDARMHERLPYSWLEVVWAARHEWAQTVGDALSRRTRALIIDAKAANEVAPKAAEIMAKELGKDEAWVKEQVEQFQELAKNYIVD
- a CDS encoding MIP/aquaporin family protein; this translates as MSPFLGELIGTMILTLFGCGVVANCLLEKSKGQNGGWIVITMGWGMAVTFAIYVAGKYSGAHINPAVTIGLAAGGYFPWASVPLYVAGQMIGAFIGAVICYFTYKCHWEPTQDAGLKLAVFSTGPAIRCTGENFLCEFIGTFFLVFIILGIGANEFSQGLNPLVVGFFILAIGLSLGGPTGYAINPARDLGPRIAHAILPIPGKGDSDWGYSWIPVVAPICGGVAGALVYKALVG